A section of the Chryseobacterium scophthalmum genome encodes:
- a CDS encoding energy transducer TonB codes for MKAQKSEEHFQRTDFYEGGMVQFYNDLNRVLIKNGLEHCNNRESEMFVAQIEIIEGKAQVTNKNIKEDCPTQLFMKGLIEINKLSKWKTVSRSQKFTIPFYPIDYFDNFKNGYTPEGLSKDAEFPGGMNAFRNLLMENIKRQNIKNLDVQIIIKFKISTDGVLYNIIIEKPKDLDEDSKNKIIKAVEQIDTKWKPYTFRNIPVISNFRVPIRL; via the coding sequence TTGAAAGCTCAAAAGAGTGAAGAACATTTTCAAAGAACGGATTTTTACGAAGGCGGCATGGTTCAATTTTATAATGATTTGAATCGGGTTTTAATTAAAAATGGTCTTGAACATTGTAATAATAGAGAGTCTGAAATGTTTGTAGCACAAATTGAGATTATAGAAGGTAAAGCTCAAGTAACCAATAAAAACATTAAAGAAGATTGCCCGACCCAGTTGTTTATGAAAGGTCTCATTGAGATAAATAAATTAAGCAAATGGAAAACTGTGTCACGTTCTCAAAAATTTACGATACCATTTTATCCAATAGATTATTTCGACAATTTTAAAAATGGCTACACTCCAGAAGGATTAAGTAAAGATGCAGAATTTCCCGGAGGAATGAATGCATTTAGAAATCTGTTGATGGAAAATATTAAAAGGCAAAATATTAAAAATTTGGATGTACAAATTATAATAAAATTTAAAATAAGTACGGATGGGGTTTTATATAATATTATAATAGAAAAACCTAAAGATTTAGACGAAGACTCAAAAAATAAAATCATTAAAGCTGTTGAACAGATAGATACAAAATGGAAGCCTTATACTTTTAGGAATATCCCAGTTATTTCTAATTTTCGAGTTCCAATAAGGTTATAA
- a CDS encoding energy transducer TonB: protein MMRYKLYIFIFLLNTILFKAQLLDEYPEKQDFYEGGLVGFYQEAHDYLVKSKAKECDKNEIYQPRIIVTKEKVIKLIQDSDPENISKNKCAYDLSMELIKNLEKWKPAEVKGTQFGAITEFIIYPPDLMANYKPGYNALNFINYAKYPKGLKAFQKEFDANVRTLFRDYQIQGAINLEFYINQKGQISNIRIYPPVDNKAFNVDVVRTIKRLNKTWMPAIYSGIPIKQRIAFPVQFTTTFTEHPTGEENL, encoded by the coding sequence ATGATGAGATACAAATTATACATTTTTATATTTCTTTTAAATACAATTCTTTTTAAAGCTCAACTTCTAGATGAGTATCCCGAGAAACAAGATTTTTATGAAGGCGGTTTGGTAGGTTTCTATCAGGAAGCACATGATTATCTTGTGAAATCTAAAGCAAAAGAATGTGATAAAAATGAAATTTATCAACCACGGATTATTGTTACCAAAGAAAAAGTAATTAAGCTCATCCAAGATAGCGATCCTGAAAATATCTCGAAAAATAAATGCGCCTATGATTTGTCTATGGAGCTCATTAAAAATCTTGAAAAATGGAAGCCTGCAGAAGTGAAAGGAACACAGTTTGGCGCTATCACTGAATTTATTATCTATCCTCCTGATCTTATGGCTAATTATAAACCAGGATATAATGCGTTAAATTTTATAAATTACGCCAAGTATCCTAAAGGTTTGAAGGCATTTCAAAAAGAGTTTGATGCTAATGTTAGAACTCTTTTTCGTGATTATCAAATTCAAGGTGCAATTAATTTAGAGTTTTATATCAATCAAAAAGGGCAGATTTCAAATATAAGAATCTATCCGCCTGTAGATAATAAAGCTTTTAATGTAGATGTTGTGAGAACAATCAAAAGATTAAATAAGACTTGGATGCCGGCAATTTATTCTGGTATTCCTATAAAACAGCGTATCGCTTTTCCGGTACAATTTACCACAACTTTTACAGAACATCCTACAGGAGAAGAAAATTTATAA
- a CDS encoding energy transducer TonB yields the protein MKKYFFVFILLIGFKSFAQESKVESEKFTVTEKAEFPGGDDAFSKEFLKMIHGYIDMDKYAVNGKFTFLFDVSTEGKVENLKVLPKVKDSELFIDDMNFAIKRVKKKWKPAMRDGKPIVSKKVIRINFTSDQFDEGD from the coding sequence ATGAAGAAATATTTTTTTGTATTTATTCTGTTAATAGGGTTTAAAAGTTTTGCTCAAGAATCTAAAGTTGAATCTGAAAAATTTACTGTAACAGAGAAAGCTGAATTTCCAGGAGGTGATGATGCTTTCAGTAAAGAGTTTTTAAAAATGATTCATGGCTATATTGATATGGATAAATATGCGGTGAATGGTAAGTTTACTTTTCTTTTTGATGTCAGTACAGAGGGAAAAGTTGAGAATCTTAAGGTTTTGCCTAAAGTAAAAGACAGCGAATTGTTTATAGATGATATGAATTTCGCCATTAAAAGAGTTAAGAAAAAATGGAAACCGGCAATGCGGGACGGAAAACCAATTGTTTCAAAAAAAGTAATCAGAATAAATTTTACTTCAGATCAGTTTGATGAGGGAGATTAA
- a CDS encoding MFS transporter, translating into MSSSLKKFYIIAWAFGLVFYFLDYVIRSAPAVMIPQLVDNFNTTELKLISMIGTYYYTYSTCSLIAGIALDKFGAKKSLFVGTLILGIGCLLFLLSTQFAGVSGRLLQGAGCAFAFPGCVYLASKGFSSKSLATAIGVTQCIGMLGGTAGQFVVGPWIESGVSIHTFWLWSGVATIITAFCLFFVIPKDQKSENISDNEPKHLGYLEPYKIVFKNPQSWLCGIISGLLFAPTTIFAMTWAVAFFEKDKQFAFHDAAVTSAMVAFGWVFGCPLLGFITDKIGRRKPVLIGGAVLMILSLLQMIVLPDLYSAKVSMFILGLGSGAAMIPYSVIKETNPDYVKGSSTGAINFITFGVTTLLSPVFSSFFGKDLGLSDANIHFQNSLFFWIGGIVLAIVISLMLKETGSKVQVEN; encoded by the coding sequence ATGAGTAGTTCTCTGAAGAAATTCTATATCATCGCTTGGGCATTCGGATTGGTCTTTTATTTTTTAGATTATGTGATTCGGTCTGCTCCTGCGGTAATGATCCCTCAATTGGTTGATAATTTCAATACCACCGAGCTGAAACTTATCAGCATGATAGGAACTTATTACTACACATATTCTACCTGCAGCTTGATTGCGGGGATTGCTTTAGACAAATTCGGGGCAAAAAAATCTCTTTTTGTAGGAACTTTAATTTTAGGAATTGGATGTCTTTTATTTTTACTTTCAACCCAGTTTGCGGGAGTTTCAGGAAGGCTTTTGCAGGGAGCGGGTTGTGCATTTGCTTTTCCGGGATGTGTTTATCTTGCGAGTAAAGGGTTTTCTTCAAAATCTTTGGCAACAGCAATTGGAGTCACTCAATGTATAGGAATGTTGGGCGGAACAGCGGGACAGTTTGTGGTTGGACCATGGATAGAATCAGGAGTGAGTATTCATACTTTTTGGCTTTGGTCCGGAGTGGCAACTATTATTACAGCATTTTGTTTGTTTTTTGTTATTCCTAAAGACCAGAAAAGCGAAAACATTTCTGATAATGAGCCGAAACATTTAGGATATTTAGAACCATATAAAATCGTTTTTAAAAATCCTCAATCTTGGCTTTGCGGAATTATTTCAGGATTACTTTTTGCTCCGACAACTATTTTTGCAATGACTTGGGCGGTTGCTTTTTTCGAAAAAGACAAACAGTTTGCTTTTCATGATGCGGCAGTAACGAGCGCAATGGTTGCTTTTGGTTGGGTTTTCGGGTGTCCTTTGCTCGGTTTTATTACAGATAAAATAGGGCGGAGAAAACCTGTTTTAATTGGCGGTGCAGTTTTAATGATCTTAAGTTTGCTGCAGATGATTGTATTGCCAGATTTATATTCTGCAAAAGTGAGCATGTTTATTTTAGGGCTTGGTTCTGGAGCGGCTATGATTCCGTATTCTGTGATAAAGGAAACCAATCCGGATTATGTGAAAGGAAGTTCTACAGGAGCAATTAATTTTATAACTTTTGGCGTTACTACATTGTTAAGTCCTGTGTTTAGTAGCTTTTTTGGTAAAGACTTAGGCTTATCTGATGCAAATATCCATTTTCAAAATTCTCTTTTTTTCTGGATTGGAGGAATTGTTTTAGCAATTGTTATTTCGCTAATGCTTAAAGAAACAGGAAGTAAGGTTCAGGTTGAAAATTAA
- the lysA gene encoding diaminopimelate decarboxylase yields the protein MNSKELLKIASEFGTPVYVYDAESIKIQYEKLTSSFLKHTKFFYAAKALTNINILKYVKNLGASLDCVSINEVKLGLKAGFPKEKILFTPNCVDLAEIEEAMTHGVHINIDNISTLEQFGNKYGNTYPILVRINPHIFAGGNYKISTGHIDSKFGISIHQVRHIERVMKSTNLNVEGLHMHTGSEIKDPDVFLQALDIMLELSEHFPNLKYLDMGSGFKIPYQDSEEETDVKTLGKKVERVISEFSKSTGKKFELWFEPGKFLVGKSGYLLVKANVIKQTTATVFVGVNSGFNHLIRPMFYDSYHQIENLSNPKGAERIYTVVGNICETDTFAWDRKLNEVREGDILAFHNAGAYGFEMSSNFNSRLKPAEVLFLDGKAHLIRKRDEFEDLLRNQIEIL from the coding sequence ATGAATTCAAAAGAATTATTAAAGATCGCCAGCGAATTTGGCACACCGGTGTATGTTTACGATGCAGAATCGATTAAAATTCAATACGAAAAACTTACATCCTCTTTTTTAAAACACACAAAGTTCTTCTATGCTGCAAAGGCATTGACAAACATCAATATTCTGAAATATGTCAAGAACTTAGGTGCTTCTTTGGATTGTGTTTCAATAAATGAAGTTAAACTAGGTCTAAAAGCAGGTTTCCCGAAAGAGAAAATCTTGTTCACTCCAAACTGTGTTGATTTAGCTGAAATTGAGGAAGCAATGACACACGGAGTTCATATCAATATCGATAACATCTCTACTCTTGAGCAATTCGGTAACAAATACGGAAACACCTATCCAATTTTGGTAAGAATCAATCCGCATATTTTTGCCGGAGGTAATTACAAAATTTCTACAGGTCATATCGATTCTAAATTCGGAATTTCTATTCACCAAGTTCGTCATATTGAAAGAGTGATGAAATCTACTAATCTGAATGTAGAAGGTCTTCACATGCATACCGGAAGCGAAATCAAAGATCCGGATGTTTTCCTTCAGGCTCTTGATATTATGCTTGAATTATCTGAACATTTCCCGAATCTGAAATATCTGGATATGGGAAGTGGTTTCAAAATTCCTTACCAAGACAGCGAAGAAGAGACCGATGTGAAAACTTTAGGAAAAAAAGTAGAAAGAGTGATCTCTGAATTTTCAAAATCTACCGGAAAGAAATTTGAACTTTGGTTTGAGCCTGGAAAATTCTTAGTTGGAAAAAGCGGTTATTTATTGGTGAAAGCTAATGTAATCAAGCAAACGACAGCAACCGTTTTTGTTGGCGTAAATTCTGGATTTAATCATTTGATTCGTCCGATGTTCTATGATTCTTACCATCAGATTGAAAATTTATCTAATCCAAAAGGAGCGGAAAGAATTTATACTGTGGTAGGAAATATTTGTGAAACTGATACTTTTGCCTGGGACAGAAAACTGAATGAAGTAAGAGAAGGCGATATTTTAGCATTCCACAATGCAGGAGCTTATGGTTTTGAAATGAGTTCAAACTTTAATTCAAGATTAAAACCTGCGGAAGTTCTTTTCTTAGACGGAAAAGCGCATTTAATCAGAAAAAGAGATGAATTTGAGGATCTTTTGAGAAATCAGATTGAAATTCTTTAA
- a CDS encoding PolC-type DNA polymerase III, translating into MYSIIDIESNGAGFRKECIIDIAIFKYDGHKIVDQFISLVNPESEITPFVQKLTNISPKMVKTAPKFHELAKRVVEITEGTTLVGHNIDFDYRMLRQSFQRLGYDFKINTLDTIPLAKKLIPDEVSYSLGKLVKSLGIPLINAHRAEGDARATLELFKLLLSKDTNNEIIQEQHEETNAKTYINKIKLLTQDLPSEKGFVYFQNEAGKIIFSDYVQDINKFSKKLFNSKSKKWENIQTEVEQINFELTGTDIIAKLILNSKGIKKRETLPFGLYFRNDKYIVEKNTLNKTEKPILKFKAFTQGSKAVQFISKIEEFKDINVFKKKIDFRKRNELWLGSGRKLGEKLFLIIDNGKVTSYGFYELFTQIQTMSKISKLKIDLPLPTSDLINDLQLALLRGDFETLPLPK; encoded by the coding sequence ATGTATTCAATTATAGATATAGAAAGCAATGGTGCAGGTTTTAGAAAAGAATGCATTATCGATATCGCCATTTTCAAATATGACGGTCACAAAATTGTAGACCAGTTTATTTCGCTCGTTAATCCGGAAAGCGAGATTACACCTTTTGTTCAAAAGTTGACGAATATTAGCCCGAAAATGGTAAAAACTGCTCCAAAATTCCATGAATTGGCTAAAAGAGTAGTGGAAATCACAGAAGGGACGACTTTGGTAGGACACAATATCGATTTCGATTACAGAATGCTCCGTCAGTCGTTTCAAAGGCTTGGTTATGATTTTAAAATCAATACTTTAGATACCATTCCTTTAGCGAAAAAGCTGATTCCGGATGAGGTAAGTTATTCTTTGGGGAAACTGGTGAAATCATTAGGAATTCCGTTGATCAATGCGCATCGTGCAGAAGGTGATGCAAGAGCAACTTTAGAATTGTTTAAATTATTACTTTCAAAAGATACAAATAACGAGATTATTCAGGAGCAGCATGAGGAAACGAATGCTAAAACTTACATCAATAAAATCAAGCTGTTAACTCAGGATTTACCAAGTGAAAAAGGGTTTGTGTATTTCCAGAATGAAGCCGGGAAAATTATTTTTTCTGATTATGTGCAGGATATTAATAAGTTTTCGAAGAAACTTTTTAATTCTAAATCAAAAAAATGGGAAAATATTCAGACTGAGGTTGAGCAAATCAATTTTGAACTGACGGGAACTGATATTATCGCCAAGTTGATTTTAAATTCAAAAGGAATAAAAAAGAGAGAAACATTGCCTTTCGGGCTGTATTTTAGAAATGATAAATATATAGTCGAGAAAAATACTTTAAATAAAACCGAAAAACCGATTCTTAAATTTAAAGCTTTCACACAAGGCTCAAAAGCGGTGCAGTTTATCAGTAAAATTGAAGAATTTAAAGACATCAATGTTTTCAAAAAGAAGATCGATTTCAGAAAAAGAAACGAGCTTTGGTTGGGAAGCGGAAGAAAGCTTGGTGAAAAACTTTTTCTGATCATTGATAACGGAAAAGTGACTTCTTATGGTTTTTACGAATTGTTTACTCAAATACAGACCATGAGTAAAATTTCAAAACTGAAAATAGACTTGCCTTTGCCGACTAGCGACCTCATCAATGATTTACAATTGGCGCTGCTTCGAGGTGATTTTGAGACGTTACCATTACCAAAATAA
- a CDS encoding DUF3667 domain-containing protein: MENCQNCNEIITASFCGNCGQKKYKRIDRKYIWDEIQYTFLHTNKGFLYSVKNIIKNPGKTAREFIGGNRVNHYKPILLAFVLSGISTFISFKVIGLSQIMNTFNSEKKVSSQFMNDYTTIFNSYNSILMLLLIPLFALFTKLAFRKWGNNYYEHVVINAYVLCFYTLFSIIVTYPIMYLVKDSPSSVLGLTSLSMLVTPFMLFWFFKEFYPDKHVKNIVGHVFLMMIYMIIGFFLFLIFVIAYAATIGSEAMEYFKLR, from the coding sequence GTGGAAAATTGTCAAAATTGTAATGAAATCATAACTGCAAGTTTTTGTGGGAATTGTGGGCAGAAAAAATACAAAAGAATTGACAGAAAATATATTTGGGATGAGATACAATATACTTTTCTTCATACTAATAAAGGTTTTCTTTACTCTGTAAAAAATATTATTAAAAATCCAGGGAAAACAGCAAGAGAATTTATTGGAGGAAATCGAGTCAATCATTACAAACCAATCTTATTGGCTTTTGTGCTGAGTGGTATTTCAACATTTATTTCTTTCAAAGTTATTGGTCTTAGTCAGATTATGAATACCTTCAATTCCGAAAAGAAAGTCAGTTCACAATTTATGAATGATTATACTACTATTTTCAATAGTTATAATTCTATTTTGATGCTTTTATTGATTCCTTTATTCGCATTATTCACCAAATTGGCTTTCAGAAAATGGGGTAATAACTATTACGAACATGTTGTTATAAATGCATATGTTTTGTGTTTTTATACTCTATTCAGTATTATTGTCACCTATCCAATTATGTATTTGGTAAAAGATAGTCCGAGTTCTGTATTAGGTCTTACAAGTTTATCAATGTTGGTCACTCCATTTATGTTGTTTTGGTTTTTCAAAGAATTCTATCCAGATAAACATGTGAAAAACATTGTGGGACATGTTTTTTTAATGATGATTTATATGATTATTGGATTTTTTCTATTCTTAATTTTTGTGATTGCATATGCTGCGACTATAGGATCTGAAGCGATGGAATATTTCAAACTAAGATAA
- a CDS encoding helicase HerA-like domain-containing protein: protein MADKTKFIEELSTRYTPKGEHIILGKGMLDGEVVTEVNVTIPLKTINRHGLIAGATGTGKTKTLQVFAEQLSHAGIPSLVLDIKGDFSGIAEAGQMNSIIEERYAKTQLPYNPQAFPVELMSISGGKGVKLRATVTEFGPVLLSKILELNDTQQSIMSIVFKYCDDKGLPLIDLNDLKKVLQYVTDNPQGKAELSANYGSIAPASLGAMLRSIVALEQQGAADFFGELSFDVHDLLETRDGKGVVNILRVADIQNKPQLFSTFMLSLFAEIYMTFPEEGDSGKPKLVLFIDEAHLIFDESSKALVSQIETMVKLIRSKGVGIYFITQIPGDVPENVLSQLGLKIQHALRGFTAKDKKEISKAVENYPTTEFYNASELIQNLGIGEAFITALDEKGIPTPLVHTYLISPESRMDVLNDAEVSELTSRSALVSKYEKPIDSESAYEILVRRMEQAVENSAPTQKTKPIKEEPGMFEQVLKSSAGRTFANTLMREGAKAILGMFGLKKRR from the coding sequence ATGGCAGACAAAACAAAATTTATTGAAGAACTTTCTACAAGATATACTCCAAAAGGAGAACATATTATTTTAGGAAAAGGAATGTTGGATGGCGAAGTAGTTACTGAAGTCAATGTTACGATTCCTTTAAAAACTATCAACCGTCACGGTTTGATTGCCGGAGCTACCGGAACCGGAAAAACAAAAACACTTCAGGTTTTCGCCGAACAGCTTTCTCATGCCGGAATTCCTTCTTTGGTTTTAGATATTAAAGGAGATTTTTCGGGAATTGCAGAGGCTGGGCAAATGAATTCTATCATTGAAGAACGATATGCAAAAACACAGCTTCCGTACAATCCGCAGGCTTTTCCGGTAGAGTTGATGAGCATTTCAGGTGGAAAAGGTGTGAAATTACGTGCAACGGTTACCGAATTTGGTCCTGTTTTGTTAAGCAAGATTTTAGAATTGAATGATACTCAGCAAAGCATTATGTCCATTGTTTTTAAATATTGCGATGACAAAGGTTTGCCGTTAATTGATTTAAACGATTTAAAGAAAGTTCTGCAATATGTAACCGATAATCCGCAAGGTAAAGCAGAATTGTCTGCCAATTACGGTTCTATTGCTCCAGCTTCTTTAGGCGCAATGTTAAGATCAATTGTTGCTTTAGAGCAGCAAGGTGCCGCAGATTTCTTTGGTGAATTGAGTTTCGATGTTCACGATCTGTTGGAAACACGTGATGGAAAAGGAGTTGTCAATATTTTAAGAGTTGCCGATATTCAAAACAAGCCACAATTGTTTTCCACATTTATGCTTTCGCTTTTTGCCGAAATTTATATGACTTTCCCTGAAGAAGGCGACAGTGGAAAACCAAAATTGGTTCTTTTCATTGATGAGGCGCATTTGATTTTTGATGAATCTTCAAAAGCATTGGTCTCGCAAATCGAAACGATGGTAAAACTTATCCGTTCTAAAGGTGTTGGGATTTACTTTATTACTCAGATTCCGGGTGATGTTCCTGAAAATGTGCTTTCACAATTAGGCTTAAAAATCCAGCATGCATTGAGAGGTTTTACTGCAAAAGATAAAAAAGAAATTTCTAAAGCGGTTGAAAATTATCCTACAACAGAATTTTACAATGCTTCTGAGTTGATACAGAATTTAGGAATTGGGGAAGCTTTTATCACCGCTTTGGATGAAAAGGGAATTCCAACACCGCTTGTTCACACGTATCTGATTTCTCCTGAATCAAGAATGGATGTTTTGAATGATGCAGAAGTTTCAGAATTAACATCAAGATCTGCTTTGGTTTCAAAATATGAAAAACCCATCGACAGCGAGTCTGCCTACGAAATTTTAGTAAGAAGAATGGAACAGGCTGTTGAAAATTCGGCTCCAACTCAAAAAACAAAACCCATCAAAGAAGAGCCGGGAATGTTTGAACAGGTTTTAAAAAGCAGCGCAGGAAGAACTTTCGCCAATACTTTGATGAGAGAAGGCGCAAAAGCAATTTTGGGAATGTTTGGCCTTAAGAAAAGAAGATGA
- a CDS encoding AraC family transcriptional regulator, protein MEESNDLCTYSVNNLVPTIQQLEGFNICSLEDFSVHVKSLRHNHRHDFYSLLIIESGFGSHTIDSISYKIKKNRIFLMTYGQIHSWEELKNAKGFMINFTKSFYNHIYTGNRKIKSDLINLGDVPYIDVDASSIKEWISLANLVKNEYRRSKNEYKELICLYLKAALVKYKRYFNLGTDSILLKKNHKSTLAQNFKELIDMKFKEWKLPKEYANEMCITPHYLSTISKAKFGKSAGTIIKERIILEAERLLKSTDLTVNEIGGRLGFSDKSNFNKYFKKYMYCTPEAFRNERSRDVEMQNHLV, encoded by the coding sequence GTGGAAGAAAGCAATGACTTATGTACATACTCGGTAAATAATTTAGTTCCTACCATCCAACAATTAGAAGGTTTTAATATCTGTAGCTTAGAAGATTTTTCAGTTCATGTAAAAAGCTTAAGACATAATCATCGTCATGATTTTTATTCATTGTTAATCATTGAGTCTGGATTTGGCTCTCACACAATCGATTCAATTTCCTATAAAATTAAAAAAAATCGTATTTTTTTAATGACTTACGGACAAATACATTCTTGGGAAGAATTAAAAAACGCGAAGGGTTTTATGATTAATTTTACAAAATCTTTTTACAATCATATCTATACCGGAAACCGAAAGATAAAAAGCGATCTGATAAATCTTGGAGATGTACCATATATAGATGTTGATGCATCTTCTATTAAAGAATGGATTTCTTTGGCAAATCTTGTTAAAAACGAATATCGCAGGTCTAAAAATGAATATAAAGAATTGATTTGTCTTTATTTAAAAGCTGCCTTGGTAAAGTATAAAAGGTATTTTAATCTAGGAACCGATTCTATTTTACTGAAAAAAAACCATAAAAGTACATTGGCACAAAACTTTAAAGAACTGATTGACATGAAGTTCAAAGAATGGAAACTCCCAAAAGAATATGCAAACGAAATGTGTATTACTCCTCATTATCTAAGCACAATTTCTAAAGCAAAATTTGGAAAGTCTGCAGGAACAATTATTAAAGAACGTATAATTTTAGAGGCAGAAAGGTTACTAAAAAGTACCGACCTTACGGTAAACGAAATCGGAGGGAGATTAGGCTTTTCGGACAAGTCTAATTTTAACAAATATTTTAAAAAATATATGTACTGTACTCCTGAAGCCTTTCGTAATGAAAGGTCACGTGATGTAGAAATGCAGAATCACCTTGTGTGA
- a CDS encoding MBL fold metallo-hydrolase — translation MKIEQIYTGCLAQGAYYIVSENEAAIIDPLREVKPYLDRLEKDNVTLKYIFETHFHADFVSGHLDLSKKTNAPIVYGPTAQPEFEAIIAEDNQIFEIGNIKIKVLHTPGHTMESTTYLLIDENGIETAIFTGDTLFLGDVGRPDLAQKAGSVTQEDLAGILYESLHSKILPLDDSITVYPAHGAGSACGKNMQKETVDILGNQKRTNYALNQPDKESFIREVLDGLTAPPKYFGMNVAMNKGGYDSLDTVMDRGLNPISVEDFESFAEETGALILDTRGPADFHKGYIPNAINIGLKGDFAPWVGSLIVDVKHPLLLVSDEGTEEEVITRLSRVGFDHVLGYLKGGFEAWKNSTKEIDEVKRISPAEFAEAFNENSKIIDVRKIGEYSAEHIDNAYSRPLDTISDWVSTIDDSEHFFLHCAGGYRSMIAASILNSHGIRNFTEIEGGFNGIKKTEKLPVSDFVCQSKTL, via the coding sequence ATGAAAATTGAGCAAATATATACAGGCTGTTTAGCACAAGGCGCATATTATATCGTATCAGAAAATGAAGCAGCAATCATAGATCCGCTGAGAGAAGTAAAACCATATCTTGACCGTCTTGAAAAAGACAATGTCACTTTAAAATATATTTTTGAAACTCATTTTCATGCAGATTTTGTTTCGGGGCATTTAGATTTAAGCAAAAAAACCAATGCTCCTATTGTTTACGGACCCACTGCACAACCTGAATTTGAAGCGATTATCGCTGAAGACAACCAGATTTTTGAAATCGGAAACATCAAAATAAAAGTACTTCACACTCCGGGTCACACGATGGAAAGTACAACCTATCTTTTAATTGACGAAAACGGTATAGAAACTGCTATTTTCACCGGAGATACTTTATTTTTAGGCGATGTAGGGCGACCTGACCTTGCTCAGAAAGCGGGAAGCGTTACGCAGGAAGATCTTGCGGGAATTTTATATGAAAGTTTACACAGTAAAATTCTTCCTTTAGATGACAGTATTACGGTTTATCCGGCTCATGGAGCGGGTTCGGCTTGCGGAAAAAACATGCAGAAAGAGACCGTAGATATTTTAGGAAATCAAAAAAGAACAAATTACGCACTGAATCAGCCTGATAAAGAATCATTTATAAGAGAAGTTTTAGATGGATTAACTGCGCCACCCAAATATTTCGGGATGAATGTTGCCATGAACAAAGGTGGTTACGATAGTCTAGATACGGTGATGGACAGAGGTTTAAACCCTATTTCGGTAGAAGATTTTGAAAGTTTTGCTGAAGAAACAGGAGCTTTGATTTTAGATACAAGAGGACCTGCAGATTTTCATAAAGGATATATTCCAAATGCAATCAATATCGGTTTAAAAGGTGATTTTGCTCCGTGGGTAGGAAGTCTTATCGTAGACGTAAAACATCCTCTATTGCTGGTTTCTGACGAAGGAACTGAAGAGGAAGTTATTACAAGATTAAGCAGAGTTGGTTTTGATCATGTTTTAGGATATTTAAAAGGCGGTTTTGAAGCCTGGAAAAATTCAACAAAAGAAATCGACGAAGTAAAAAGAATCTCCCCTGCCGAATTTGCAGAAGCATTTAATGAAAATTCAAAAATTATTGATGTAAGAAAAATCGGAGAATATTCGGCGGAACATATCGATAACGCTTACAGCAGACCTTTGGATACAATCAGCGACTGGGTTTCTACCATTGATGATTCTGAACATTTCTTTTTGCATTGTGCAGGAGGTTACAGAAGCATGATTGCAGCAAGCATCCTTAACTCACACGGAATCAGAAATTTCACAGAAATAGAAGGCGGTTTTAACGGCATCAAAAAAACAGAAAAACTTCCTGTTTCAGATTTTGTATGTCAATCTAAAACATTGTAG
- a CDS encoding rhodanese-like domain-containing protein, with product MKVKIGALILISVFALNSCKTKAVSDNTIKTNIKEVVKSSDVVLVDVRIPEQYSEATAKDAVNIPLAELQNNIENLKGKKVVVFCNKGIQADQAVEILKKNGVEVYDGTTWKNVKAIQEEK from the coding sequence ATGAAGGTAAAAATAGGTGCGCTAATTCTGATTTCAGTATTTGCGTTAAATAGTTGTAAAACAAAAGCGGTATCAGACAACACCATTAAAACCAATATCAAGGAGGTTGTAAAAAGCTCCGATGTTGTTTTGGTTGACGTAAGAATTCCAGAGCAATATTCTGAAGCAACAGCGAAAGATGCTGTAAATATTCCGTTGGCTGAACTGCAAAATAATATTGAAAATCTGAAAGGTAAAAAAGTGGTTGTTTTTTGCAACAAAGGTATTCAGGCAGATCAGGCAGTAGAAATTTTGAAGAAAAACGGAGTTGAGGTTTATGACGGAACCACCTGGAAAAATGTAAAAGCCATTCAGGAAGAAAAATAA